A window from Branchiostoma lanceolatum isolate klBraLanc5 chromosome 9, klBraLanc5.hap2, whole genome shotgun sequence encodes these proteins:
- the LOC136441852 gene encoding microtubule-associated protein futsch-like isoform X4: MTWMMRPRVIEYSDALLDELQDLQSLFRTKQHYTSIFVRRLQEQTEDNHKLENEILSDFAGRLEVTNIMIRKLEENTQHRISQKDEFIQQLQAHVVVLESEKEGERTEADAKIRELEKRLVDQAAKTRQRVSLKDEEIEQLKSRVEVLESEKKGFGEARLHVGTQTQQGNDVLIDPRPIQQDIQKMRKENEQKAARQQELIRNMREQMEASKGLIKTLKQDLTGQIGAHEHGEVKKDMTGTSAKREHAALEMPTLLLNGLPLALPDDEQHKPTDKKDAVAFEMPTLLLNGLPLALPDDEQHKPTDKKEPIAFEVPTLLLNGLPLALPDDEQHKPTDKKEAVAFEMPTLLLNGLPLALPDDEQHTPTDKKEAVAFEIPTLLLNGLPLALPDDEQHKPTDKKEAVAFEMPTLLLNGLPLALPDDEQHKPTDKKDAVAFEVPTLLLNGLPLPDDEQHKPTDKKDAVAFEMPTLLLNGLPLPDDEQHVQTEKEPATAPMPETEKPDGYPPTNGANEGETFGKEPATPQGFLNRSLPSGDANITEPLGNPEQELPCLPESLAEQSVTQSLVEHRVHPQSSMVHSCPLVELDEAIPDSVLQQYLLSKRIAAYAQQTRFMYAKDCGLKNVPPENPYPARKSASTPAQACSGDYALNHSETSAGVVPELLPNDLTVEDDLQHKQAEKKETSAGVMPELLSSDLQLEDDRQHVQTEKEPATTAMQETDKPVKHNEDIPQCIPDGYPPINGANEGETFGKEPATPQGFLNHSLPSGDANITEPSGNPELELPCPPESLAEQSVTRSLEEYRVHPQSSMVDFFPIGALDEAIPYSLVQQYLLSRRLAAYAHQARLMVLPDSVMKQYLLSQRIAAYAQQVRLMRAMDRGQTNAPPDNPDSARKSASSPAQACSGDSKLNHSELSQRPTVRLRASSDSLSTS; encoded by the exons ATGACTTGGATGATGCGTCCAAG GGTGATAGAGTACAGTGATGCTCTTTTGGACGAACTACAAGACCTACAGAG CTTGTTTCGGACGAAACAACACTACACCTCCATTTTTGTCAG GAGGCTACAAGAACAAACTGAAGACAACCACAAACTGGAGAACGAGATTCTGAG TGACTTCGCCGGACGGCTAGAAGTCACCAATAT AATGATCCGGAAGCTggaagaaaacacacaacacag GATCTCCCAGAAAGATGAGTTCATTCAGCAGCTCCAGGCTCATGTGGTTGTCCTGGAGTCAGAAAAGGAAGG GGAGAGAACAGAAGCTGACGCGAAGATTAGAGAACTGGAGAAGCGACTCGTGGATCAAGCCGCAAAAACACGGCAGCG AGTTTCCCTGAAAGATGAGGAGATCGAGCAGCTGAAGTCTCGTGTGGAGGTTCTTGAATCAGAAAAGAAGGG ATTTGGTGAGGCCAGACTGCATGTGGGCACTCAAACCCAGCAAGGGAATGATGTCCTGATTGACCCGCGGCCCATACAACAGGACATACAGAAG ATGAGAAAAGAGAATGAGCAGAAGGCTGCACGTCAGCAGGAACTGATCAGAAATATGCGAGAACAG ATGGAGGCTAGCAAGGGGTTGATCAAGACGCTCAAACAG GATCTTACTGGGCAGATTGGGGCACATGAACAT GGTGAAGTGAAGAAAGACATGACAGGGACGTCAGCTAAGAGAGAACATGCGGCGCTTGAgatgcccacgctgcttctcaacggcctacccctggctctgcccgatgatgagcagcacaagccaacagataagaaggacgccgtggcgtttgagatgcccacgctgcttctcaacggcctacccctggctctgcccgatgacgagcagcacaagccaacagataagaaggaaccCATAgcgtttgaggtgcccacgctgcttctcaacggcctacccctggctctgcccgatgacgagcagcacaagccgacagataagaaggaagccgtggcgtttgagatgcccacgctgcttctcaacggcctacccctggctctgcccgatgacgagcagcacacgccaacagataagaaggaagccgtggcgtttgagatacccacgctgcttctcaacggcctacccctggctctgcccgatgacgagcagcacaagccaacagataagaaggaagccgtggcgtttgagatgcccacgctgcttctcaacggcctacccctggctctgcccgatgacgagcagcacaagccaacagataagaaggacgccgtggcgtttgaggtgcccaccctgcttctcaacggcctacctctgcccgatgacgagcagcacaagccaacagataagaaggacgccgtggcgtttgagatgcccacgctgcttctcaacggcctacctctgccagatgacgagcagcaTGTACAGACGGAGAAGGAACCTGCGACTGCTCCGATGCCAGAGACTGAAAAGCCTGACGGATACCCTCCAACAAATGGTGCAAATGAGGGTGAAACGTTCGGGAAAGAACCTGCCACCCCACAGGGCTTCTTGAATCGCAGCCTGCCGTCAGGTGATGCAAACATAACAGAGCCATTGGGAAATCCTGAGCAAGAGCTGCCGTGCCTTCCAGAGTCCCTCGCTGAGCAGAGCGTCACCCAGAGTCTTGTAGAGCACAGAGTCCATCCGCAGTCTTCTATGGTCCACTCCTGTCCGCTTGTTGAGCTGGACGAGGCTATACCTGACTCCGTCTTGCAACAGTACCTTCTCTCCAAACGTATAGCAGCCTATGCTCAGCAGACACGTTTCATGTATGCAAAGGATTGTGGACTAAAAAATGTTCCACCTGAGAATCCTTACCCTGCACGAAAGTCAGCGTCGACCCCAGCACAGGCCTGTTCGGGAGATTACGCGCTAAATCACAGTGAAACTTCAGCTGGTGTAGTGCCTGAGCTCCTCCCTAATGACCTTACGGTTGAAGATGACCTTCAGCACAAGCAGGCAGAGAAGAAGGAAACTTCAGCTGGTGTGATGCCTGAGCTCCTCTCCAGTGACCTCCAActggaagatgacagacagcaTGTACAGACAGAGAAGGAACCTGCGACTACTGCGATGCAAGAGACCGACAAGCCAGTGAAGCATAACGAGGATATTCCACAATGCATCCCCGATGGATACCCTCCAATAAATGGTGCAAATGAGGGTGAAACGTTCGGGAAGGAACCTGCCACCCCACAGGGCTTCTTGAATCACAGCTTGCCGTCAGGTGATGCAAACATAACAGAGCCATCGGGAAATCCTGAGCTAGAGCTGCCGTGCCCACCAGAGTCCCTCGCTGAGCAGAGCGTCACCCGGAGTCTTGAAGAGTACAGAGTCCATCCGCAGTCTTCTATGGTCGACTTCTTTCCGATTGGTGCGCTGGACGAGGCTATACCTTACTCGCTCGTGCAACAGTACCTCCTCTCTCGACGTCTAGCAGCCTATGCTCACCAGGCACGTTTGATGGTGTTACCTGACTCCGTCATGAAACAGTACCTTCTCTCTCAACGCATAGCAGCCTATGCTCAACAGGTACGCTTGATGCGTGCAATGGATCGTGGACAAACAAATGCTCCACCCGACAATCCTGACTCTGCTCGAAAGTCAGCGTCGTCCCCAGCACAGGCTTGTTCGGGAGATTCCAAGCTGAACCACAGTGAATTGTCGCAGAGGCCCACCGTCAGATTAAGGGCGTCTTCGGACTCACTGTCAACTTCTTAA